A window of Corticium candelabrum chromosome 3, ooCorCand1.1, whole genome shotgun sequence contains these coding sequences:
- the LOC134176690 gene encoding UDP-N-acetylglucosamine--dolichyl-phosphate N-acetylglucosaminephosphotransferase-like: MIFLGFSDDVLNLPWRYKLTLPMMASLPLLMAYLVNIGLTVIIVPKPLQLFLGFSLDLGLLYYVYMGMLAVFCTNAINILAGINGVEAGQSLIIAVSIAAFNVFELSGDYGSLHLFSLYIILPFIGVTAALLYHNWYPSAVFVGDTFCYFAGMTFAVVGILGHFSKTVLLFFIPQIINFVYSVPQLFRFISCPRHRLPKYDPATDKLGMSYAHFKKSDVGQGGQIIIKILSLLHLATVQNDLGEDGQEMRINNLTLINLIIKLCGPMKENKLTIVVLCIQIFGSIVAFIIRYKLSLVFYDS, translated from the exons ATGATATTCCTTGGCTTCTCAGATGATGTTCTTAACTTGCCGTGGAGATACAAACTAACTCTTCCTATGATGGCATCATTGCCTCTCCTCATGGCATACTTGGTGAACATTGGCTTAACTGTGATTATTGTACCCAAGCCATTACAACTGTTTCTTGGATTTTCACTTGATCTTGGcttgttgtattatgtttaCATGGGAATGTTGGCTGTATTCTGTACAAATGCCATAAATATACTTGCTGGTATAAATGGAGTAGAAGCTGGACAATCACTAATCATTGCTGTATCTATTGCAGCATTTAATGTTTTTGAGTTGAGTGGAGACTATGGATCACTTCATCTTTTCTCACTGTACATCATCTTGCCATTCATCGGTGTCACTGCGGCACTATTGTACCACAATTGGTACCCATCTGCAGTTTTTGTTGGAGATACTTTCTGTTACTTTGCTGGAATGacatttgctgttgttggtaTTTTGGGGCACTTCAGTAAGACTGTGTTGCTCTTCTTTATCCCTCAGATCATCAACTTCGTCTACTCTGTCCCTCAACTTTTCAGATTCATTTCATGTCCAAGACATCGTTTGCCTAAATATGACCCTGCAACTGATAAACTGGGTATGAGTTATGCTCATTTCAAGAAGTCAGATGTTGGTCAAGGTGGTCAGATCATTATCAAGATTCTCAGTTTGCTTCATTTGGCAACTGTACAGAATGACCTTGGGGAAGATGGTCAGGAGATGAGAATAAACAACCTCACTCTAATAAATCTGATAATCAAGCTGTGTGGCCCAATGAAGGAAAACAAGTTGACAATTGTGGTTCTGTGTATTCAG aTATTCGGAAGTATTGTTGCTTTCATCATCCGCTACAAGCTATCCCTTGTTTTCTACGACAGCTAA
- the LOC134176988 gene encoding tigger transposable element-derived protein 4-like yields MPRAVAAAHTTPANALGGHWTSNNKGWMTETVFCDWLLEFNRLFRRKGKKVLFCLDHVNVVFLPPNTTSIIQPCDAGIINAFKLNYRRLMLRKVGGLVDNPTIEKLDTKALKKNINMLHCLQYAKDAWQSVTATTVQNCWRKAGFSADMQATEDNTVPEVQSELAQDIQELSELDKDAPVYMQPSENAEQIVQVIAEELTSNEAEAESEDDDDEGGASPTAAVQPSTLELFQALDALRCGLNAGKADDRLHHHVAEIENFLLSKKASRAQQTPLTQFFSNQSQSKPPPNVDWISDHDPIAIQLQVWTALQSDHDPVASVDRSLQR; encoded by the exons ATGCCTCGTGCTGTGGCAGCTGCTCACACCACTCCAGCTAACGCTCTTGGTGGTCACTggacaagcaacaacaaaggGTGGATGACAGAGACTGTCTTCTGCGATTGGCTGCTTGAGTTCAATCGGCTGTTTCGCCGCAAAGGCAAGAAAGTTCTTTTTTG CCTTGATCATGTCAATGTTGTGTTTCTCCCTCCCAACACGACCAGCATTATTCAGCCATGCGATGCTGGCATTATTAACGCATTCAAGCTGAACTATCGCCGCTTGATGCTGAGGAAAGTTGGCGGGCTAGTTGATAATCCCACCATTGAAAagctggacaccaaggccctgAAAAAGAACATCAACATGCTCCACTGCCTCCAGTATGCAAAAGATGCTTGGCAGTCTGTGACAGCGACCACTGTTCAGAATTGCTGGAGAAAGGCTGGGTTCTCTGCTGACATGCAAGCCACTGAGGACAACACTGTCCCTGAAGTCCAGTCTGAGCTTGCCCAGGACATCCAAGAGCTTTCAGAACTTGACAAGGATGCACCCGTCTACATGCAGCCATCTGAAAACGCAGAGCAAATTGTGCAGGTGATTGCCGAGGAGTTGACCAGCAACGAAGCTGAAGCTGAATCtgaggatgatgatgacgaggGCGGTGCCAGTCCCACTGCAGCTGTCCAACCATCCACATTGGAATTGTTCCAGGCTTTGGATGCATTGCGTTGTGGTCTGAATGCTGGAAAAGCTGACGATCGCCTTCACCACCATGTTGCGGAGATTGAGAACTTCCTCCTGTCTAAGAAGGCTTCAAGAGCACAGCAAACACCGCTCACTCAATTCTTCTCAAATCA ATCACAATCAAAACCGCCTCccaatgtggattggatttctGATCACGATCCGATTGcaatccagttgcaagtgtggacagcgttgcagTCAGATcacgatccagttgccagtgtggacaggtcTTTACAGCGGTGA